In Oncorhynchus gorbuscha isolate QuinsamMale2020 ecotype Even-year linkage group LG08, OgorEven_v1.0, whole genome shotgun sequence, one genomic interval encodes:
- the LOC124042134 gene encoding serine/arginine repetitive matrix protein 2-like isoform X2 has protein sequence MALNQDEIIEGMEIKMEVEEVATNTEVQVDVAGSEESDKALSNSNLATPKRGRGRPPKYGSVSKSDKSLSNGNPSTPKRGRGRPPTYGSVSKSDKSLSNGNPSTPKRGRGRPPTYGSVSKSDKSLSNGNPSTPNRGRGRPPTYGSVSKSDKSLSNGNPSTPKRGRPKGSVLMKTKMLKVIGLAAACLPRKPDDPSPKKHGPPSKVESTRKSLTPKGEEDRKLESQARRPPGSPSIYPRIDSPVTEPRGRGRPRKTKVATKSPIYDGPPRKRGRPPGAANKVKRGAEQDKDNSEPPVKRSFHAKEKSEEAGFPLVEESDQEGETGRVDQESEDPKNPVTPSDPITPNRGRPKGSVSKLLGSPITPNRGRPKGSVSKLLGSPITPNRGRPKGSVSKLLGSPITPNRGRPKGSVSKLLGSPITPNRGRPKGSVSKLLGSPVTPNRGRPKGSVSKLLGSPITPNRGRPKGSVSKLLGSPITPNRGRPKGSVSKLLGSPITPNRGRPKGSVSKLLGSPITPKRGRPKGSVFTQPKILKATGEPTRGQPREVVDLSLDKHGRPSIVQLKRGRGRPKKILTPDEEEELKKLESQPRRPRGRPRIYPCDDPPVTEPRGRGRPRKRGRPPGAANKVKRGAEQNNNNSEPPVKRSFHAKEKSEEAGFPPVEESDQEDETGRVDQESEDPKNPVTTSDPITPNRGRPKGSVSKLLGSPITPNRGRPKGSVSKLLGSPITPNRGRPKGSVSKLLGSPITPNRGRPKGSVSKLLGSPITPNRGRPKGSVSKLLGSPITPNRGRPKGSVSKLLGSPITPNRGRPKGSVSKLLGSPITPNRGRPKGSVSKLLGSPITPNRGRPKGSVFTQPKILKVIGLAAACLPQKPDDPSPKKRGRPSKVESTRKSLTPKGEEDRKLESQARRPPGSPRIYPCIDSPVTEPRGRGRPRKSGHPPGAANKVKRGEEQDKDNSETPVKCNFHSKDKTEEAGFSPVEESDQEDETGRVDEESETGKNIEKSPQSQLPPVTVIALSVP, from the exons GAACCAGGATGAAATAATAGAAGGAATGGAGATTAAAATGGAGGTGGAAGAAGTGGCAACCAATACTGAAGTGCAGGTAGATGTTGCTGGCAGTGAAGAGTCGGATAAAGCCTTGTCCAATAGTAATCTCGCAACACCTAAAAGGGGGCGGGGTAGGCCACCCAAATACGGATCAGTCTCCAAGTCAGATAAATCCTTGTCTAATGGTAACCCCTCAACACCTAAGAGGGGAAGGGGTAGGCCACCCACATACGGATCAGTCTCCAAGTCAGATAAATCCTTGTCTAATGGTAACCCCTCAACACCTAAGAGGGGAAGGGGTAGGCCACCCACATACGGATCAGTCTCCAAGTCGGATAAATCCTTGTCTAATGGTAACCCCTCAACACCTAACAGGGGAAGGGGTAGGCCACCCACATATGGATCAGTCTCCAAGTCAGATAAATCCTTGTCTAATGGTAACCCCTCAACACCTAAGAGAGGTAGACCTAAAGGATCAGTGCTTATGAAAACCAAGATGCTGAAGGTGATCGGCCTCGCGGCGGCTTGCCTACCCCGAAAACCAGATGACCCCTCCCCAAAGAAGCATGGCCCGCCCAGTAAAGTTGAATCGACAAGGAAGAGCCTAACACCCAAGGGGGAAGAGGATAGAAAACTGGAAAGCCAAGCAAGGCGGCCCCCCGGAAGTCCGAGTATCTATCCACGCATTGATTCTCCAGTCACTGAGCCCAGGGGAAGAGGTCGCCCACGCAAGACTAAGGTTGCCACCAAGTCCCCCATCTATGATGGTCCCCCACGGAAAAGGGGCCGTCCCCCTGGTGCAGCAAACAAAGTTAAGAGGGGGGCAGAGCAGGATAAGGACAACAGTGAACCTCCAGTCAAACGCTCCTTCCACGCCAAAGAAAAAAGCGAGGAAGCAGGATTTCCACTAGTGGAAGAAAGTGATCAGGAAGGTGAAACCGGGAGGGTGGATCAAGAAAGTGAAGACCCCAAGAATCCAGTTACCCCCAGTGACCCCATAACACCTAACAGAGGTAGGCCGAAAGGATCGGTCTCCAAGTTACTGGGTAGCCCCATAACACCCAATAGAGGTAGGCCGAAAGGATCGGTCTCCAAGTTACTGGGTAGCCCCATAACACCCAATAGAGGTAGGCCGAAAGGATCGGTCTCCAAGTTACTGGGTAGCCCCATAACACCCAATAGAGGTAGGCCGAAAGGATCGGTCTCCAAGTTACTGGGTAGCCCCATAACACCCAATAGAGGTAGGCCGAAAGGATCGGTCTCCAAGTTACTGGGTAGCCCCGTAACACCCAATAGAGGTAGGCCGAAAGGATCGGTCTCCAAGTTACTGGGTAGCCCCATAACACCCAATAGAGGTAGGCCGAAAGGATCGGTCTCCAAGTTACTGGGTAGCCCCATAACACCCAATAGAGGTAGGCCGAAAGGATCGGTCTCCAAGTTACTGGGTAGCCCCATAACACCTAACAGGGGTAGGCCAAAAGGATCGGTCTCCAAGTTACTGGGTAGCCCCATAACACCTAAGAGAGGTAGACCTAAAGGATCAGTGTTTACACAACCCAAGATACTGAAGGCGACGGGCGAGCCGACGCGAGGCCAACCTCGAGAAGTGGTTGACCTCTCCCTTGATAAGCATGGCCGGCCCAGTATAGTTCAATtgaaaaggggaaggggaaggccaAAGAAGATACTAACACCCGATGAGGAAGAAGAGCTAAAGAAACTGGAAAGCCAACCAAGAAGACCACGCGGAAGGCCACGTATCTATCCCTGCGATGATCCTCCAGTCACTGAGCCCAGGGGAAGAGGTCGCCCACGGAAAAGGGGCCGTCCCCCTGGTGCAGCAAACAAAGTTAAGAGGGGGGCAgagcagaataacaacaacagtgaACCTCCAGTCAAACGCTCCTTCCACGCCAAAGAAAAAAGCGAGGAAGCAGGATTTCCACCAGTGGAAGAAAGTGATCAGGAAGATGAAACCGGGAGGGTGGATCAAGAAAGTGAAGACCCCAAGAATCCAGTTACCACCAGTGACCCCATAACACCTAACAGGGGTAGGCCGAAAGGATCGGTCTCCAAGTTACTGGGTAGCCCCATAACACCCAATAGAGGTAGGCCGAAAGGATCGGTCTCCAAGTTACTGGGTAGCCCCATAACACCCAATAGAGGTAGGCCGAAAGGATCAGTCTCCAAGTTACTGGGTAGCCCCATAACACCCAATAGAGGTAGGCCGAAAGGATCAGTCTCCAAGTTACTGGGTAGCCCCATAACACCTAACAGAGGTAGGCCAAAAGGATCGGTCTCCAAGTTACTGGGTAGCCCCATAACACCCAATAGAG GTAGGCCGAAAGGATCTGTCTCCAAGTTACTGGGTAGCCCCATAACACCCAATAGAGGTAGGCCGAAAGGATCGGTCTCCAAGTTACTGGGTAGCCCCATAACACCCAATAGAGGTAGGCCGAAAGGATCGGTCTCCAAGTTACTGGGTAGCCCCATAACACCTAACAGAGGTAGGCCGAAAGGATCAGTATTTACACAACCCAAGATACTGAAGGTGATCGGCCTCGCGGCGGCTTGCCTACCCCAAAAACCAGATGACCCCTCCCCAAAGAAGCGTGGCCGGCCCAGTAAAGTTGAATCGACAAGGAAGAGCCTAACACCCAAGGGGGAAGAGGATAGAAAACTGGAAAGCCAAGCAAGGCGGCCCCCTGGAAGTCCGCGTATCTATCCATGCATTGATTCTCCAGTCACTGAGCCCAGGGGAAGAGGTCGCCCACGGAAAAGTGGCCATCCCCCTGGTGCAGCAAACAAAGTTAAGAGGGGGGAAGAGCAGGATAAGGACAACAGTGAAACTCCAGTCAAATGCAACTTTCACTCCAAAGACAAAACAGAGGAAGCAGGATTTTCACCAGTAGAAGAAAGTGATCAGGAAGATGAAACTGGGAGGGTGGATGAAGAAAGTGAAACGGGGAAGAACATAGAGAAGTCACCACAAAGCCAGTTACCCCCAGTGACTGTAATAGCTTTATCGGTGCCATAA
- the LOC124042134 gene encoding serine/arginine repetitive matrix protein 2-like isoform X5 encodes MALNQDEIIEGMEIKMEVEEVATNTEVQVDVAGSEESDKALSNSNLATPKRGRGRPPKYGSVSKSDKSLSNGNPSTPKRGRGRPPTYGSVSKSDKSLSNGNPSTPKRGRGRPPTYGSVSKSDKSLSNGNPSTPNRGRGRPPTYGSVSKSDKSLSNGNPSTPKRGRPKGSVLMKTKMLKVIGLAAACLPRKPDDPSPKKHGPPSKVESTRKSLTPKGEEDRKLESQARRPPGSPSIYPRIDSPVTEPRGRGRPRKTKVATKSPIYDGPPRKRGRPPGAANKVKRGAEQDKDNSEPPVKRSFHAKEKSEEAGFPLVEESDQEGETGRVDQESEDPKNPVTPSDPITPNRGRPKGSVSKLLGSPITPNRGRPKGSVSKLLGSPITPNRGRPKGSVSKLLGSPITPNRGRPKGSVSKLLGSPITPNRGRPKGSVSKLLGSPVTPNRGRPKGSVSKLLGSPITPNRGRPKGSVSKLLGSPITPNRGRPKGSVSKLLGSPITPNRGRPKGSVSKLLGSPITPKRGRPKGSVFTQPKILKATGEPTRGQPREVVDLSLDKHGRPSIVQLKRGRGRPKKILTPDEEEELKKLESQPRRPRGRPRIYPCDDPPVTEPRGRGRPRKRGRPPGAANKVKRGAEQNNNNSEPPVKRSFHAKEKSEEAGFPPVEESDQEDETGRVDQESEDPKNPVTTSDPITPNRGRPKGSVSKLLGSPITPNRGRPKGSVSKLLGSPITPNRGRPKGSVSKLLGSPITPNRGRPKGSVSKLLGSPITPNRGRPKGSVSKLLGSPITPNRGRPKGSVSKLLGSPITPNRGRPKGSVFTQPKILKVIGLAAACLPQKPDDPSPKKRGRPSKVESTRKSLTPKGEEDRKLESQARRPPGSPRIYPCIDSPVTEPRGRGRPRKSGHPPGAANKVKRGEEQDKDNSETPVKCNFHSKDKTEEAGFSPVEESDQEDETGRVDEESETGKNIEKSPQSQLPPVTVIALSVP; translated from the exons GAACCAGGATGAAATAATAGAAGGAATGGAGATTAAAATGGAGGTGGAAGAAGTGGCAACCAATACTGAAGTGCAGGTAGATGTTGCTGGCAGTGAAGAGTCGGATAAAGCCTTGTCCAATAGTAATCTCGCAACACCTAAAAGGGGGCGGGGTAGGCCACCCAAATACGGATCAGTCTCCAAGTCAGATAAATCCTTGTCTAATGGTAACCCCTCAACACCTAAGAGGGGAAGGGGTAGGCCACCCACATACGGATCAGTCTCCAAGTCAGATAAATCCTTGTCTAATGGTAACCCCTCAACACCTAAGAGGGGAAGGGGTAGGCCACCCACATACGGATCAGTCTCCAAGTCGGATAAATCCTTGTCTAATGGTAACCCCTCAACACCTAACAGGGGAAGGGGTAGGCCACCCACATATGGATCAGTCTCCAAGTCAGATAAATCCTTGTCTAATGGTAACCCCTCAACACCTAAGAGAGGTAGACCTAAAGGATCAGTGCTTATGAAAACCAAGATGCTGAAGGTGATCGGCCTCGCGGCGGCTTGCCTACCCCGAAAACCAGATGACCCCTCCCCAAAGAAGCATGGCCCGCCCAGTAAAGTTGAATCGACAAGGAAGAGCCTAACACCCAAGGGGGAAGAGGATAGAAAACTGGAAAGCCAAGCAAGGCGGCCCCCCGGAAGTCCGAGTATCTATCCACGCATTGATTCTCCAGTCACTGAGCCCAGGGGAAGAGGTCGCCCACGCAAGACTAAGGTTGCCACCAAGTCCCCCATCTATGATGGTCCCCCACGGAAAAGGGGCCGTCCCCCTGGTGCAGCAAACAAAGTTAAGAGGGGGGCAGAGCAGGATAAGGACAACAGTGAACCTCCAGTCAAACGCTCCTTCCACGCCAAAGAAAAAAGCGAGGAAGCAGGATTTCCACTAGTGGAAGAAAGTGATCAGGAAGGTGAAACCGGGAGGGTGGATCAAGAAAGTGAAGACCCCAAGAATCCAGTTACCCCCAGTGACCCCATAACACCTAACAGAGGTAGGCCGAAAGGATCGGTCTCCAAGTTACTGGGTAGCCCCATAACACCCAATAGAGGTAGGCCGAAAGGATCGGTCTCCAAGTTACTGGGTAGCCCCATAACACCCAATAGAGGTAGGCCGAAAGGATCGGTCTCCAAGTTACTGGGTAGCCCCATAACACCCAATAGAGGTAGGCCGAAAGGATCGGTCTCCAAGTTACTGGGTAGCCCCATAACACCCAATAGAGGTAGGCCGAAAGGATCGGTCTCCAAGTTACTGGGTAGCCCCGTAACACCCAATAGAGGTAGGCCGAAAGGATCGGTCTCCAAGTTACTGGGTAGCCCCATAACACCCAATAGAGGTAGGCCGAAAGGATCGGTCTCCAAGTTACTGGGTAGCCCCATAACACCCAATAGAGGTAGGCCGAAAGGATCGGTCTCCAAGTTACTGGGTAGCCCCATAACACCTAACAGGGGTAGGCCAAAAGGATCGGTCTCCAAGTTACTGGGTAGCCCCATAACACCTAAGAGAGGTAGACCTAAAGGATCAGTGTTTACACAACCCAAGATACTGAAGGCGACGGGCGAGCCGACGCGAGGCCAACCTCGAGAAGTGGTTGACCTCTCCCTTGATAAGCATGGCCGGCCCAGTATAGTTCAATtgaaaaggggaaggggaaggccaAAGAAGATACTAACACCCGATGAGGAAGAAGAGCTAAAGAAACTGGAAAGCCAACCAAGAAGACCACGCGGAAGGCCACGTATCTATCCCTGCGATGATCCTCCAGTCACTGAGCCCAGGGGAAGAGGTCGCCCACGGAAAAGGGGCCGTCCCCCTGGTGCAGCAAACAAAGTTAAGAGGGGGGCAgagcagaataacaacaacagtgaACCTCCAGTCAAACGCTCCTTCCACGCCAAAGAAAAAAGCGAGGAAGCAGGATTTCCACCAGTGGAAGAAAGTGATCAGGAAGATGAAACCGGGAGGGTGGATCAAGAAAGTGAAGACCCCAAGAATCCAGTTACCACCAGTGACCCCATAACACCTAACAGGGGTAGGCCGAAAGGATCGGTCTCCAAGTTACTGGGTAGCCCCATAACACCCAATAGAGGTAGGCCGAAAGGATCGGTCTCCAAGTTACTGGGTAGCCCCATAACACCCAATAGAGGTAGGCCGAAAGGATCAGTCTCCAAGTTACTGGGTAGCCCCATAACACCCAATAGAGGTAGGCCGAAAGGATCAGTCTCCAAGTTACTGGGTAGCCCCATAACACCTAACAGAGGTAGGCCAAAAGGATCGGTCTCCAAGTTACTGGGTAGCCCCATAACACCCAATAGAG GTAGGCCGAAAGGATCGGTCTCCAAGTTACTGGGTAGCCCCATAACACCTAACAGAGGTAGGCCGAAAGGATCAGTATTTACACAACCCAAGATACTGAAGGTGATCGGCCTCGCGGCGGCTTGCCTACCCCAAAAACCAGATGACCCCTCCCCAAAGAAGCGTGGCCGGCCCAGTAAAGTTGAATCGACAAGGAAGAGCCTAACACCCAAGGGGGAAGAGGATAGAAAACTGGAAAGCCAAGCAAGGCGGCCCCCTGGAAGTCCGCGTATCTATCCATGCATTGATTCTCCAGTCACTGAGCCCAGGGGAAGAGGTCGCCCACGGAAAAGTGGCCATCCCCCTGGTGCAGCAAACAAAGTTAAGAGGGGGGAAGAGCAGGATAAGGACAACAGTGAAACTCCAGTCAAATGCAACTTTCACTCCAAAGACAAAACAGAGGAAGCAGGATTTTCACCAGTAGAAGAAAGTGATCAGGAAGATGAAACTGGGAGGGTGGATGAAGAAAGTGAAACGGGGAAGAACATAGAGAAGTCACCACAAAGCCAGTTACCCCCAGTGACTGTAATAGCTTTATCGGTGCCATAA